DNA from Agarilytica rhodophyticola:
CTGCCCCGCTAACGGCCTGATTGAAATCGGCCTGAAGCAAGAAAAAAACAGGGTGATTTTTAGCTTTCGTAACGAAGGACCATTGTTACCAGAAAATATGCAAGGTCGCCTTTTTGACTCCATGGTATCCCTTAGAGACAAAGCCAGCCCAAAAGACACTCCTGCACAAGGAACGAGCACCCCCAAAGACAAACACCACCTTGGCTTAGGCCTTTACATTGTCCGCCTTATTAGTGATTTCCATCAGGGTGAGGTGGATGGTTTTAACGCCCCTGATGACAGTGGTGTCATATTTGAAATTCGCCTGCCCGCCCTCTAAGCACTAAATTGAGGGGCTACAACAAGAATATCTACTTGACATCGGCCTGCAAACGGGCATAATGCCGCGTCTTTAATTTGCCCCTCAACGGGCTTATTACTTTATTTAATTAGAATTTTTATTCAATAGAATTATATAGGAGCATTCACGGTGGCAAATTCACCCCAAGCGAAAAAGCGCGCTCGTCAAAACGATAAAGCTCGCCGTCATAACGCTAGCCTGCGCTCCATGGTTCGCACCTATCTTAAAAAAGTAGATGCAGCGATAGAAGCAGGCGACACTGAAGCAGCAAAAACTGCATATTCACAAGCTGTGCCTGTACTTGATCGCGTTGCAGATAAAGGTATTTTCCACAAAAACAAGGCTGCTCGCCATAAGAGCCGTCTAAACGCCAAGATCAAAGCTATGGCGGCATAAGTTTTTGTACGAAGACATAAAAAAACCGGCTATAGCCGGTTTTTTTATGTCTGAAAATAGCGTTCAACACGCTCATAGCAGTTAGAGTCGTACTTCTTCCACAATTCCCTTTTCATTAAAATCGATAGCTTTACGCTTAAAGCGGTTCAACCAATACATCCAGGTATAGCCGTCGAGATCTGGGTTGGCATGTGGCGGCGGATGCCCCATTGCATAGAGAACACCTTGCTTAGTCATACCAACATAGGGAATACCTTTACGTATGCCTTTACGATCGATTTCACTGAGCTTTTTAACCTTATCAGCCTCACATTTATTGCCAAAAAACTTCTGCAAAGCTTCATCAAAAGATACGCCTGATTTTTTTGTATGCTTATCGTACAACATCGTATATTCGACCGATTTCCATTCAAAAATAAACTTTTTCTTATTTTTCTTTACCACCGTAACCTCAGCACACATGGGAATGAGATCCGCCAACTGATAATTCATCGTATACAATCGTTGGCGGGCAACATCCGGATGCAAGTTAGAAAGCAATTGCAGTTTTTCACCTGGATTAAAATCCGCAGCAAAACTATTGGATGCAAATGCCATTAACAGTATGAGAATTGACGAATAATATCGCGTCATAGATAACTCCAATTTCCTTGTTTATTGAAGTACTAATTCTACAAAAAAATAGCGTATAAGCTATTTTTTTATTTTTTCAATGGCGGGTTTTGGCAATTAGACCACCGCATAGAATCGATTTATAATTAACTATTATTATGCCAATGGACATTTAATATTTTGAAAGCATCAGACATTGTTATTTTGGACTATCAAACAACGTGCGCGGCAGGCACGGGTAACACAGCATTACGACAGGCCATTGCACAGCAGCAAAGCGGCTTGCGCAAGAATGATATGGTCAATGTCGAACTCAACACCTGGATTGGTCGAGTACCTGAAATTGACGACGTACAATGGACAGAGCCGCAAGTGGGATGGAAAAGTCGCAATAATGCGCTCATACAGCTGGCCTTAAACCAAGGCAACTTCATGCAATCCATTGAACGAGTGAAACGTGAGTTTTCACGCGAGCGCGTAGGCTTGATTATGGGATCGAGCACTTCCAGTATCGATCGAGCTGAGGAAGCTTACGGCCAACTAGAAGATGATCAGCACTTGCCCCACGCTTTTCAGCAAGAATACGTGTTAAATCCTCACGCACCGGCCTTATACGCAGCCCATGTGTGTGGCATATCAGGGCCTGCTATCACTATTAACACAGCATGCTCATCCTCAGCAAAAGTTTTTGCCAGTGCTGCAAGGTGGTTAAATTTAGGCTTGGTGGATGCGGTGGTTGTAGGTGGAGCGGATACTCTTTGCATGAGT
Protein-coding regions in this window:
- the rpsT gene encoding 30S ribosomal protein S20 produces the protein MANSPQAKKRARQNDKARRHNASLRSMVRTYLKKVDAAIEAGDTEAAKTAYSQAVPVLDRVADKGIFHKNKAARHKSRLNAKIKAMAA